Proteins from one Meriones unguiculatus strain TT.TT164.6M chromosome 10, Bangor_MerUng_6.1, whole genome shotgun sequence genomic window:
- the LOC110545513 gene encoding glutathione S-transferase Mu 2-like translates to MDHTRSPRATPSCATLATSTTCVGRQRKRGFMWTIWRTRSWTPECSWPWFATALTLGRHSFVKPASARELVSQGGDSRVLLQEKRRPEYLEGLPEKMKLYSEFLGKRPWFAGDKVTYVDFLAYDILDQHRIFEPKCLDAFPNLKDFLARFEGLKKIADYRKSGCFLPKPIFAKIALWNPK, encoded by the exons ATGGATCACACAAGATCACCCAGAGCAACGCCATCCTGTGCTACCTTGGCCACAAGCACAACCTGT gtggggagacagaggaagagaggattCATGTGGACAATTTGGAGAACCAGGTCATGGACACCTGAATGCAGTTGGCCATGGTTTGCTACAGCCCTGACTTT GGGCCGGCATAGCTTTGTGAAGCCAGCCTCTGCCAGGGAGCTTGTGTCTCAAGGTGGTGACAGTCGTGTTCTGCTTCAAGAGAAACGGAGGCCAGAGTACTTAGAAGGCCTTCCTGAGAAGATGAAGCTCTACTCTGAGTTCCTGGGCAAGCGGCCATGGTTTGCAGGGGACAAG GTCACCTACGTGGATTTCCTTGCTTATGACATCCTTGACCAGCACCGTATATTTGAGCCCAAGTGCCTGGACGCCTTCCCAAACCTGAAGGACTTCCTGGCCCGCTTTGAG GGCCTGAAGAAGATAGCTGACTACAGGAAGAGCGGCTGCTTCCTCCCCAAACCAATCTTTGCAAAGATAGCCCTTTGGAACCCAAAGTAG